A genomic stretch from Malus domestica chromosome 15, GDT2T_hap1 includes:
- the LOC103456363 gene encoding AUGMIN subunit 8, with translation MDVRESALAALRKQTAVGNPRLPLVPAERNNNAVITRRPRTREVSSRYKSPTPSSTTPSSPSGARRCPSPTLTRTSRPSSPSVSKRSQSVDRKRPSTPTSPPSPSTPVQDSSADVQLSSRRTANGRMPEGLWPSTMRSLSVSFQSDSISIPVCKKEKPVTSALSDRTLRSSSNVAHRQAETPAAPRKLTPERKRSPVKGKNAPDQSENSKPVDALHSRLIDQHRWPSRIGGKVSSNSLNRSVDLGAKIVRLAAPAPVVGLSTLRRTRPSDSSGKPLQKSTSDAAALLSLHQSGRAGLGASADGNSLQVSGPHKLASTSLSDRLSSTTHSLKSQSLPSTPSQSRPSSPSRSSMFASSVTRGLSPSRSRPSTPPSRGVSPSKARPSGTSSQSSSSTSVLSFIADFKGKKGASCIEDAHQLRLLYNRCLQWRFANARAEAVLYVQKLNAERTLLNVWNTTLSLWDSVIKKRIDLQQLKLELKLKSVLNDQMAYLDDWDLLESDHIAAFSGAMEDLEASTLRLPVTGGARADLDSLKVAICSAVDVMQAMASSICSLLSQVEGVTSLVSELAVVAAQEKAMLGECEVLLASAAAMQVEEYSLRTHLMQTKQDLARASGQFWQPRHLLDPD, from the exons ATGGATGTGCGTGAATCAGCCCTAGCAGCGCTGAGGAAGCAAACAGCCGTGGGGAACCCAAGACTGCCGTTGGTTCCCGCGGAGAGGAACAACAATGCAGTCATTACCCGCCGCCCTCGGACGAGGGAAGTTAGTTCTAGGTACAAGTCTCCCACTCCCTCCTCAACAACTCCCTCATCGCCTTCTGGTGCCCGGCGCTGCCCATCGCCAACCCTTACAAGAACATCACGTCCATCCTCACCGTCGGTGTCCAAGAGATCCCAATCTGTGGATAGGAAGCGGCCTTCCACACCCACTTCCCCACCAAGTCCATCAACGCCGGTCCAGGATTCTTCTGCAGATGTGCAATTGTCGTCCAGAAGAACAGCCAATGGTCGAATGCCAGAGGGTTTGTGGCCTTCCACTATGAGAAGTTTGAGTGTTTCCTTCCAATCTGATAGCATTTCAATTCCTGTTTGTAAGAAGGAAAAACCAGTGACTAGTGCTCTGTCTGACCGCACTTTGAGGTCATCTTCGAATGTGGCTCATAGACAGGCTGAAACGCCTGCTGCTCCTCGAAAGCTCACACCAGAGAGAAAAAGGAGCCCTGTTAAGGGGAAAAATGCGCCTGATCAATCAGAGAATTCTAAGCCGGTTGATGCCTTGCATTCCAGATTGATAGATCAGCATCGTTGGCCAAGTAGAATAGGTGGAAAAGTATCTTCCAATTCATTAAATAGAAGTGTAGATCTTGGTGCTAAGATTGTCAGGCTTGCTGCACCAGCTCCTGTAGTTGGGTTGTCTACACTGAGGAGAACACGGCCATCTGATTCTTCGGGTAAACCTTTACAAAAATCCACTAGTGATGCTGCCGCGTTATTATCACTTCATCAAAGTGGTAGAGCAGGACTTGGAGCTTCAGCTGATGGTAATTCCCTGCAGGTATCTGGACCTCACAAGCTTGCCTCGACAAGTTTATCGGACAGGTTGTCATCAACAACTCATTCACTGAAATCTCAATCTTTGCCTAGTACTCCATCACAATCACGACCATCCTCACCTAGTAGGAGCTCAATGTTTGCATCCTCTGTTACAAGAGGTTTAAGCCCGTCTCGATCAAGACCATCTACTCCTCCTTCAAGAGGAGTTAGCCCATCTAAGGCAAGGCCATCTGGTACTTCTAGTCAGTCAAGCAGTTCAACTTCTGTGCTTAGTTTCATAGCAGATTTTAAGGGGAAAAAAGGTGCAAGTTGCATTGAAGATGCTCATCAGTTGCGGTTACTTTACAATAGATGTTTGCAATGGCGATTTGCTAATGCAAGGGCAGAGGCTGTACTTTATGTTCAGAAATTAAATGCAGAG AGAACTTTATTGAATGTGTGGAACACTACACTAAGCTTGTGGGACTCAGTAATCAAGAAACGAATTGATCTCCAGCAGTTGAAGCTTGAACTTAAGCTGAAGTCAGTATTGAATGATCAA ATGGCTTACCTTGACGACTGGGATTTACTTGAAAGCGATCATATTGCTGCATTCTCGGGGGCTATGGAAGATTTGGAGGCAAGCACTCTGCGTCTTCCAGTGACTGGAGGGGCAAGG GCAGATTTGGATTCTTTGAAGGTAGCGATCTGCTCAGCTGTTGATGTGATGCAGGCAATGGCATCCTCCATATGCTCTTTGCTCTCACAG GTGGAGGGCGTGACCAGTTTGGTTTCTGAACTTGCTGTTGTAGCAGCACAGGAGAAAGCCATGCTTGGCGAGTGTGAAGTGCTGCTGGCTTCAGCAGCAGCTATGCAG GTAGAGGAATACAGCCTGAGGACCCATCTCATGCAAACGAAACAAGACTTGGCAAGGGCGAGCGGCCAATTTTGGCAACCAAGACATCTTCTTGATCCTGACTAG